Proteins encoded together in one Aureimonas sp. SA4125 window:
- a CDS encoding CaiB/BaiF CoA-transferase family protein, whose amino-acid sequence MGPDVAPPLRGLKVLELARILAGPWIGQTLADLGADVIKVESPDGDDTRSWGPPFIERDGERSAAYFHACNRGKRSIVADFVTETGREIVLKLAASADILIENFKVGGLAKYGLDYPSLAAINPRLVYCSVTGFGQDGPEARRAGYDFMIQGMAGIMDLTGDPAGEPQKIGVAFADIFTGVYGVVAIQAALWQRQTTGRGSHIDMALFDCMTGVLANQAMNFLASGATPRRLGNAHPNIAPYQTLPVSDGHVIIACGNDGQFFRLASLLGLPQLPTDARFATNPARVTHREPLTTLLEEATSRWRRNELLAALEVAGVPAGPINTVAEVFAEPQFQHRGMAIEAGGIPGVRTPITLRGSTLDLSRPAPQLGEHGDEIRHALAEEAVWPTHAVA is encoded by the coding sequence ATGGGGCCGGATGTTGCGCCGCCCCTCCGCGGGCTGAAGGTGCTCGAACTCGCACGGATTCTTGCCGGACCGTGGATCGGCCAGACGTTGGCCGATCTCGGCGCCGACGTCATCAAGGTCGAAAGTCCCGATGGCGACGACACGCGAAGCTGGGGTCCCCCCTTTATCGAGCGGGACGGCGAGCGTTCGGCAGCCTATTTCCACGCCTGCAATCGCGGAAAACGTTCGATCGTCGCCGACTTCGTGACGGAGACAGGCCGAGAAATCGTCTTGAAGCTCGCCGCGAGCGCGGACATTCTCATAGAAAACTTCAAGGTCGGAGGGCTCGCCAAGTACGGGCTCGACTACCCGAGCCTTGCGGCTATCAATCCGCGCCTCGTCTACTGCTCGGTGACGGGTTTTGGCCAAGACGGGCCGGAAGCTCGGCGGGCGGGCTACGACTTCATGATTCAAGGCATGGCCGGGATCATGGACCTGACCGGTGATCCCGCCGGCGAACCGCAGAAGATCGGCGTCGCCTTTGCCGACATCTTCACCGGCGTCTACGGCGTAGTCGCGATCCAGGCGGCGCTTTGGCAGCGTCAGACAACCGGTCGTGGCAGCCATATCGACATGGCGCTCTTCGACTGCATGACGGGTGTTCTCGCCAATCAGGCAATGAACTTCCTCGCCTCCGGAGCGACGCCGCGCCGGCTCGGCAATGCTCATCCGAACATTGCACCGTACCAGACCCTGCCAGTATCGGACGGACACGTCATCATTGCCTGCGGCAACGACGGCCAGTTTTTCCGCCTGGCGAGCCTTCTGGGCCTCCCACAGCTACCAACAGATGCGCGCTTTGCGACGAACCCCGCACGCGTCACTCATCGAGAGCCTTTGACAACTCTGTTGGAGGAGGCGACTTCGCGCTGGAGACGGAACGAACTGCTGGCTGCCCTCGAAGTAGCGGGCGTACCGGCCGGTCCGATCAACACGGTCGCCGAAGTGTTTGCCGAACCCCAATTTCAACATCGCGGAATGGCGATCGAAGCCGGCGGCATTCCCGGTGTGCGAACCCCGATCACGCTGCGTGGCTCGACTCTCGATCTCTCCCGTCCCGCACCACAGCTCGGAGAACACGGAGATGAAATTCGCCACGCTCTCGCTGAAGAAGCCGTCTGGCCGACGCATGCAGTGGCTTAG